The Acidimicrobiia bacterium genome contains the following window.
TCTCCCCGAGCGTCGGTGTATCCGCAGTGAGGGCAGGTTCCTTCGACATAGCGATCAGGAAGGAATCGACCGGCGTCCTCGTCGAAGAACTGGTCGGTGGTCTTTTCCTCCATGAAACCGTTTTCGAGGAGCTTCAGGAAGACGTCCTGAGCCACCTCGGCATGATTTTCGGTTCCGGTGGTCGTGTAAAGGTCCCAGGAGATACCGATCGTCCGCCAGTGCTCGAGAAACTGGCTGTGATAGCGGTCGACGATCTCTTGCGGGGTGACCCCTTCGTCTTCGGCCCGGACCGTGATCGGAGTTCCGTGGACATCGCTTCCAGAGACCATGAGGACCCGGTTACCGGCGGTCCGATGGTAACGAGCGAAGATGTCGGCAGGAAGATAGGCCCCGGCCAGATGGCCAAGATGGCGGGGACCGCTGGCGTATGGCCAGGCCACCGCTACCAGAATGTGGCGAGCGTCACTCATAGTCGGAGAAGGGTAGCGCACCGGGCCCCTCGCGCAGAAGTCCCCATGGCCTGTTCGATGGCAGTTAAATGCTGGCTAGCCTTCCCCACAATGGCCATTGTTCTGTCGGCAGTTTCTTCGCTCATCGCTGCTTGGTTTGCTTACGATCTGATTCGATCAGCCGCCGCCAAGCCCCGCCCGCATACCGCTGCCTATGCGGCAGGAATGACCATGTTTGCCCTCGCAGCGTTCGCCTCGTTTCTATCCATTGCCATCGGTTGGACCGATGCCATTTACAAGACGTTCTATCTGTTTGGCGGGGTTCTCAACGTCCCATTCCTCGCCCTGGGCTCGGTGTACCTCGTGGGCGGTCAACGGTGGGGAAAACTGATGCTTGGTCTGCTCTTGCCGTTCACCCTGATGGGGGTACTCCTCGTTCTGCCTGCCGCCATGGGTCCGATTCCCGATGAGATCCTTCCTAGGGGAAGTGAAATATTCGCCTCCGGTGGGATCACCATCCTGGTGGCGATTGGGTCTGGAATCGGAGCCACGTTGCTGATCGTGGCGGGTCTCGCCTCCGTGTTTCGTTTCTGGAGGCGATCCAGGGCCCTCGTTGCAGGAAACCTGTTGATCGTCGCCGGTACGTTCGTGGCAGCTGCCCAGAGATCTGTGATTGATGCCACGGGTTCCCAGGAGTTGTTCACCGTCACCGTGCTGACCGCCGTCAGCCTCATTTGGGCCGGCTATCGGCTTACGGCCGGGAAGCGGTCCACGATTCTGGCTCCCGGGCCTGTCGCAGGTACGGGGTAATCTGTCGCTATGGAGAAGCAGGACCCGATCCTCTTTTATGGAACCGCATGGTGTGGTGACTGCCGGCGATCAAAGGCGCTGTTGGAGAAACACGGGGTTGACTACGCCTATGTCGACCTCGAAGAGCATCCAGCTCTCGTAGAGGAAGTTGTCCGACGCAACAACGGTTTGCGATCAATCCCGACCATCGTATTCCCGGATGGGAGTCATCTGACCGAACCATCCGATCTTGACCTGTCCGCCAAGCTCGGACTGTCTCCGTAACTCCCGACCTGTCAGAGGTTCGTCAGGCGAAAGACAGTTTGATCATCGGGGCTTGCGTGACGAGTTGGTCGAGTTCTTCCTGGGATGAGTACCAGGCCAGCTGTTGGTCCGACAGTACTCGCCGGCGTTCCGTGGGGTCCGCGACCTCCTGTGCGAGAACCGGGATGTCGAGATCTCCGACATGCACGATGCCGGCCGGGTTCGCCCGGACATTGGCGAGCCAGTCACGCCGTCCTCCGGTTCCGGTGATGTAGAAGTGTCCGTCGACCCGGAACCACCAGATTTCGATGCGGCGCGCTAGTCCCGAGCGCCGTCCGATCGTGGTGAAGTCGATCGTCAGGTGCCTGGCCAGATTATCAGGAGACATCCTGTGACAGTACTAGCCGCTACGCTCTTGATCCATGGAAGTCGCCCCGAACGCAGCTCGTTTTGAACCGCTTCCGCCGCCGGTTCGTGATCTTTGG
Protein-coding sequences here:
- a CDS encoding NrdH-redoxin — encoded protein: MEKQDPILFYGTAWCGDCRRSKALLEKHGVDYAYVDLEEHPALVEEVVRRNNGLRSIPTIVFPDGSHLTEPSDLDLSAKLGLSP
- a CDS encoding nitroreductase family deazaflavin-dependent oxidoreductase yields the protein MSPDNLARHLTIDFTTIGRRSGLARRIEIWWFRVDGHFYITGTGGRRDWLANVRANPAGIVHVGDLDIPVLAQEVADPTERRRVLSDQQLAWYSSQEELDQLVTQAPMIKLSFA